A genomic region of Dreissena polymorpha isolate Duluth1 chromosome 4, UMN_Dpol_1.0, whole genome shotgun sequence contains the following coding sequences:
- the LOC127877752 gene encoding replication factor C subunit 3-like, producing MSLWVDKHRPTSLNKLDYHKEQAQHLKKLVAGGDFPHLLVYGPSGAGKKTRIMCILKELYGSGVEKLRIEQHSFTTPSKKKLDISTISSNYHIEVNPSDVGNNDRVVIQELIKTVAQVNQLESSTQRDFKVVVLTEVDRLTKDAQHALRRTMEKYMSTCRLILCCNSTSKVIPAIRSRCLGIRVPAPSTDEVCQILQTVCKKEGLNLPMELARRIADKSNRNMRRALLLCEACRVQQYPFSGDQAVSEPDWEVYLRETAHMIVQQQSPKRLFEVRGRLYELLTHCIPADVIMKGLLQNVINSCDGELKTEVIQTAAYYEHRLQMGQKAIYHLEAFVAKFMAIYKRFLEEGIADIF from the exons ATGAGTCTCTGGGTGGATAAACATAGACCGACTTCATTAAATAAACTAGACTACCACAAAGAACAAGCACAACACTTAAAGAAATTG GTGGCAGGTGGGGATTTTCCACACTTGCTGGTGTACGGACCGTCTGGTGCGGGCAAGAAGACCCGCATCATGTGCATCTTAAAAGAGCTGTATGGGTCTGGGGTGGAGAAACTGCGCATAGAGCAGCACAGCTTCACCACGCCATCAAAGAAGAAGCTGGACATATCTACCATATCTAGCAACTATCACATAGAAGTCAACCCTAG TGATGTAGGGAACAATGACCGTGTGGTTATTCAGGAGCTCATTAAGACAGTGGCCCAGGTGAACCAGCTGGAGTCCTCCACACAGAGGGACTTCAAAG TGGTGGTGCTCACAGAGGTGGATCGTCTCACAAAGGATGCCCAGCATGCGCTGCGTCGCACCATGGAGAAGTACATGTCTACGTGTCGCCTCATCCTGTGCTGCAACTCCACCAGTAAGGTGATACCAGCCATCAGAAGCAGGTGCCTCGGGATCCGGGTACCAGCACCTTCCACAGACGAG GTGTGTCAGATACTTCAGACAGTGTGTAAGAAGGAAGGACTCAATCTGCCCATGGAGCTAGCAAGGCGTATTGCTGACAAGAGCAACCGTAACATGCGCCGGGCCCTTCTTCTGTGTGAGGCATGCAGGGTCCAACA GTACCCGTTCAGTGGTGACCAGGCGGTCAGTGAACCAGACTGGGAGGTCTACCTGAGAGAGACTGCCCACATGATAGTCCAGCAACAGAGCCCTAAGAG aCTGTTTGAAGTTCGAGGCAGGCTGTATGAGCTGTTGACACACTGCATACCTGCCGACGTCATTATGAAG GGACTTCTTCAGAACGTGATCAACAGTTGTGACGGGGAGTTGAAGACAGAGGTGATCCAAACAGCAGCCTACTATGAACACAGGCTGCAGATGGGGCAGAAAGCCATATACCACCTGGAGGCTTTTGTCGCAAAGTTTATGGCTATTTATAAACGATTCTTGGAGGAAGGAATAGCTGATATTTTCTGA